From the Prunus dulcis chromosome 4, ALMONDv2, whole genome shotgun sequence genome, one window contains:
- the LOC117626664 gene encoding WD repeat-containing protein 25 codes for MDLLCNAYSNASDNEEEEEESAKQPRPENFTPPNSKRLKPVNPFTHTKTQNPLSGSTQFPARHIEAPVPGRYVSKRERALLGSQPTAPDPNPDALLLTTSPVFGSISDSDVPRDIKSLFRNKAKKGRAQLGQMPQRMSVPLSRHTKAVNAVHWSPTHAHLLASASMDQTICIWNVWSSDQKVARVLNFHNAAIKDVKWSGQGLFVLSCGYDSSSKLVDVERGIETQVYKEDQVVSVVKFHPDNFNLFVSGGSKGGLRLWDVRNGKVVHEYIRGHDPILDVEFTMNGKQIISSSDVSGRNLSENSIVVWDVSRQVPLSNQVYVEAYTCPCVRCHTFEPFFVAQSNGNYIAIFSSIPPFKLNKYKRYESHGVSGFPIKCVFSVDGEKLISGSSDGSIYFYDYRSSELVRKIKAYEQACIDIAIHPSIPNVIASCSWNGEVSVFE; via the exons ATGGATCTTCTCTGCAACGCATACTCAAACGCCTCAGacaacgaagaagaagaagaagaatcagCTAAACAACCCAGACCCGAAAACTTCACCCCCCCGAATTCGAAGCGGCTCAAACCCGTTAACCCATTTACACATACTAAAACTCAGAATCCTCTGTCGGGCTCAACCCAGTTCCCGGCCCGCCATATAGAAGCTCCGGTTCCTGGTAGATACGTATCCAAGAGAGAGCGCGCTCTCTTGGGTTCCCAACCGACCGCCCCCGACCCGAACCCGGATGCTTTGCTGCTGACGACCTCTCCTG TTTTTGGGAGTATTTCGGATTCTGATGTTCCTCGTGATATTAAGTCATTGTTcagaaacaaagcaaaaaaggGTCGTGCACAGCTTGGCCAGATGCCTCAAAGAATGTCTGTGCCTCTAAGCAGACATACCAAAGCTGTTAATGCTGTACATTGGTCACCAACTCATG CTCATCTTCTTGCATCTGCTTCGATGGATCAAACAATCTGCATATGGAATGTGTGGAGCAGTGATCAGAAGGTAGCCcgtgttttgaattttcacaATGCTGCTATCAAAGATGTGAAATGGTCGGGGCAAGGGTTGTTTGTGCTTTCTTGTGGATATGACTCCTCATCAAAGCTAGTGGATGTTGAAAGGGGGATAGAGACTCAGGTTTATAAGGAGGATCAAGTTGTTAGTGTTGTTAAATTCCATCCTGATAATTTCAACCTCTTCGTTTCTGGGGGGTCCAAAGGCGGTCTGAGGTTGTGGGATGTTAGAAATGGCAAGGTGGTCCATGAATACATTCGAGGTCACGATCCCATCCTTGATGTTGAATTCACCATGAATGGCAAGCAGATTATATCGTCTAGTGATGTATCTGGACGCAACCTTAGTGAAAATTCTATTGTTGTTTGGGATGTTTCACGACAAGTGCCACTCTCTAATCAG GTTTATGTGGAAGCCTACACATGTCCCTGTGTGAGATGCCACACATTTGAACCATTTTTCGTTGCCCAGTCAAATGGTAATTATATTGCAATCTTCTCTTCAATCCCCCCCTTCAAGCTGAACAAGTACAAGAGGTATGAAAGCCATGGGGTATCAGGATTTCCCATTAAATGCGTGTTTAGCGTGGATGGGGAAAAGCTAATCTCGGGCTCCTCTGATGGTTCTATATACTTCTACGACTATAGGTCTTCTGAGCTTGTCAGAAAAATCAAGGCATATGAGCAGGCTTGCATTGACATTGCTATCCACCCCAGCATACCTAATGTGATTGCTTCATGCAGTTGGAATGGAGAGGTTTCAGTGTTTGAGTAA
- the LOC117626266 gene encoding indole-3-acetic acid-amido synthetase GH3.6 — translation MPEAPKNSLNPSVDYYLQDKNEKALQFIEEVTENADEVQKRVLAEILARNAHVEYLQRHGLNGHTDRDTFKKIIPVIKYEDIEADINRIANGDTSPILCSKPISEFLTSSGTSGGERKLMPTIEEELERRSLLYSLLMPVMSQSVPELDKGKGMYFLFIKSEAKTPGGLVARPVLTSYYKSSHFKRRPYDPYTNYTSPNETILCPDSYQSMYSQLLCGLCQNKEVIRVGAVFASGFIRAIRFLEKHWPSLCKDIASGTLNPQITDPSVREAVMKTLKPDPKLANYIETECGEKSWKGIITRLWPNTKYVDVIVTGTMSQYIPTLDYYSNGLPLVCTMYASSECYFGLNLNPLCKPSEVSYTLVPSMGYFEFLPVQRNNGINSNSLSVPKALNEKEQQELVDLVDVKLGQEYELVVTTYAGLYRYRVGDVLRVAGFKNKAPQFNFICRKNVVLSIDSDKTDEVELQTAVKNAVSHLVPFDATVSEYTSFADTSTIPGHYVLFWELCLNGSTPIPPSVYEDCCLAVEESLNSVYRQGRASDKSIGPLEIKIVEAGTFDKLMDYAISLGASINQYKTPRCVKFAPIVELLNSRVVSNYFSPKCPKWVPGHKQWCNLD, via the exons ATGCCTGAAGCACCAAAAAACTCTTTGAATCCCTCAGTGGACTATTATCTCCAAGACAAAAACGAGAAGGCCCTTCAGTTCATTGAAGAAGTCACAGAAAACGCCGATGAGGTTCAGAAGCGTGTGCTTGCTGAAATCTTGGCTCGCAATGCTCATGTTGAGTACTTGCAGCGACATGGCCTTAATGGTCACACTGACCGTGACACTTTCAAAAAAATCATCCCTGTCATCAAATATGAAGATATCGAAGCTGATATCAACCGTATTGCCAATGGTGACACCTCCCCAATCCTCTGTTCTAAGCCCATTTCTGAGTTTTTGACAAG CTCTGGGACATCTggtggagagagaaaattgatGCCAACAATTGAAGAGGAGCTTGAGAGAAGGTCACTGCTTTATAGCCTTTTGATGCCTGTGATGAGCCAATCTGTGCCTGAATTGGACAAAGGCAAAGGAATGTACTTTTTGTTCATAAAATCAGAGGCCAAAACACCAGGGGGGCTTGTGGCAAGACCAGTTCTCACGAGCTATTACAAAAGCTCTCATTTCAAACGAAGGCCTTATGACCCTTACACAAACTACACCAGCCCAAATGAGACCATCCTCTGCCCTGACTCTTACCAAAGCATGTACTCCCAACTGCTCTGTGGCCTTTGCCAAAACAAAGAGGTCATCAGGGTTGGTGCTGTTTTTGCCTCTGGGTTCATCAGAGCCATCAGATTCCTTGAGAAGCATTGGCCTAGTCTCTGCAAGGACATAGCCTCTGGCACTCTAAACCCCCAAATCACTGACCCTTCAGTGCGTGAGGCTGTGATGAAAACCCTCAAGCCTGATCCAAAGCTTGCAAATTACATTGAAACTGAGTGTGGGGAGAAGTCTTGGAAAGGGATCATAACAAGACTTTGGCCCAACACAAAGTATGTGGATGTGATTGTGACTGGGACTATGTCACAGTACATTCCCACACTGGATTATTACAGCAATGGGCTGCCTTTGGTTTGCACCATGTATGCTTCTTCTGAGTGCTATTTTGGTTTGAATCTCAACCCTTTGTGCAAACCCAGTGAGGTCTCTTACACCCTCGTTCCCTCCATGGGCTACTTTGAGTTCCTCCCAGTTCAGAGAAACAATGGGATCAACTccaattctctctctgtccccaaagcactcaatgaGAAGGAGCAACAAGAATTGGTTGATCTTGTTGATGTCAAGCTTGGCCAAGAGTATGAGCTTGTTGTCACAACCTATGCTG GGCTATATCGTTACAGAGTTGGAGATGTGCTGAGAGTGGCTGGTTTCAAGAACAAGGCTCCACAATTCAACTTCATATGCAGGAAAAATGTGGTGCTAAGCATTGATTCAGACAAGACTGATGAGGTTGAGCTGCAAACAGCAGTGAAGAATGCTGTGAGCCATTTGGTGCCATTTGATGCAACTGTCTCTGAGTACACAAGTTTTGCAGACACATCAACAATCCCAGGCCACTATGTGTTGTTCTGGGAGCTTTGCCTCAATGGTTCAACCCCAATCCCTCCCTCAGTTTATGAGGACTGTTGCTTGGCCGTTGAAGAATCCCTCAACAGCGTTTACCGGCAAGGCCGAGCCTCAGACAAATCCATTGGGCCCCTGGAGATCAAGATTGTGGAGGCAGGGACTTTTGACAAGCTCATGGATTATGCCATTAGCTTGGGAGCTTCAATCAACCAGTACAAGACACCAAGATGTGTCAAATTTGCACCCATTGTCGAGCTCTTGAACTCGAGGGTGGTCTCAAACTACTTCAGCCCCAAGTGCCCAAAATGGGTTCCAGGCCACAAGCAATGGTGCAACCTTGATTag